TCGCGACCGACCTGCTCGTGCCGTCGAACCTGCGCGCGCTGCTCGACCGCGTCCGCCCGCTCACCGTCTTCGACTGCGTCGCCTACGGCGCCTACTCGTACGAGCGCGATCCGCATCTCATCCACCGCACGAACGCGGTGTTCACCGTCGCGCTGGCGGAGGAGCTCGCCGCGCGCGGCATCCGCGCGCTCGTGCACGCGGGCTCGTCGTCGGAGTACGGCGGCGCCTCCGCGGCTCCGCCCGAGTCGCAGGCGCCGCTCCCGAACAGCCACTACGCGGCGTCGAAGGTCGCGGCCGCCGCGACGCTCGGGTTCATGGGGCGCGAGCGCGCGCTCCCGTGCGCCAACCTGCGTCTGTACTCGGTGTACGGGCCGTACGAGGACGCGTCGCGCCTCGTGCCGCAGCTCGTGCTCCGCGGCCTCGCGGGCGAGCTGCCGCCGTTCGTCGACCCCGCGATCTCGCGCGACCTCGTCTACGTCGACGACGCGTGCGAGGCCTTCGTCGACGCGGCGCTGCGTCTCGAGCCCGCGATCTACGGCGAGTCGTTCAACGTCGGGACGGGGACGTGCACGCGCATCGGCGAGGTCGCCGAGATCGCGCGCGCCGAGTTCGGCATCGCGGCCGCTCCGGTCTTCGACATGCCGCCGCGCGCGTGGGACCCGCGCACGGGCGGCGAAGGCGGCCCCGTCGACTGGGTGGCCGACCCGACGCGCGCCGCCGCCGCGCTCGGCTGGCGCGCGCGCACGCCGTTCGCGGAGGGGCTGCGGCGCACGCGCGCGTGGGTCGAGGGGCTCTCCGACCTCGACGCCTATCGCGCGTCCTCGAAGGCGTTCGGCCTCGAGACGGGCCACAGCGTGAGCGCCATCGTCGCCTGCTACAAGGACGCGCAGGCGATCCCCATCCTGCACGAGCGGCTCACCGCGACCTTCGAGAAGCTCGGCATCGACTACGAGATCGTCTTCGTCAACGACGGCAGCCCCGACGACTCCGAGGAGGTGATCCGCGCGATCAGCGCGCGCGACCGTCGCGTCACGGGCATCAGCCACTCGCGCAACTTCGGCTCGCAGGCCGCGTTCCGCAGCGGCATGGAGATCGCGACGAAGAACGCCTGCGTGCTGCTCGACGGCGATCTGCAGGACCCGCCCGAGCTGATCGAGGCCTTCGTCGCGAAGTGGCGCGAGGGGTTCGACGTCGTGTACGGGCGGCGCGTCGCGCGCGAGGCGCCCTTCGCGATGCGCGTGGCCTACAAGGCCTTCTACCGGCTCTTCGACCGCTTCTCCTACCTCGAGATCCCGCACGACGCGGGCGACTTCGCGCTGATGGACAAGCGCGTCGTGCGCGCGATGCTGCAGTTCCCCGAGCGCGACCTCTTCCTGCGCGGCGTGCGCGCCTTCGTCGGCTTCCGCCAGACGGGCGTCGACTACGTCCGGCCCGAGCGGATGTTCGGCCGCTCGACCAACAACCTGCTCCGCAACATCGGCTGGGCGAAGAAGGGCATCCTGTCGTTCAGCCGCGCGCCGCTCGACGCGCTGTCGACGGCGGGCGTGCTCGGTGTCGCGCTGTTCGGCCTGCTCGGCGTCGCGCAGTTCACGGCGAAGCTGCTCTTCCCCTCCGCCGCGCCGAAGGGCATCACGACCGTGCTGCTCGTGACGCTCTTCCTCGGCTCGCTCAACCTGCTCGCGATCAGCCTCGTCGGCGAGTACATCGCGAAGATCTTCGAGGAGGTGAAGCGGCGGCCGCACTTCCTGCGCCGCGCGATCGTGCGCGACGGCGAGGTGCGCGACGCCGGCGAGGTGCCGCGCGGTGCGGACGACGGCCCGGGGGGCCGCGCGCCGTGAGCGTGCGCGAGAAGAGCGTCGAGGCCTTCGAGGCCGACGTGCGCGAGCGCGACGGCTACGTCTACTCGACGTCCGACCAGCTCTCGTGCCGGCTGTCGTGCGCGCGCACGAGCCGCGCCGTGCTCGACTTCGCCGGTGCGCGCGGCCGGCGCGTCCTCGACGTCGGCTGCGGCGACGGCGTGTACACGCGCGAGCTGCTCGAGGCGGGGGCCGCCGAAGTGGTCGCGATCGACGCGGCCGCGGCCGCGCTCGAGTCCGCGGCGCGCCGCTGCGAGGGCTTCGCCAACGTCCGCTTCGAGCAGTGCGACGTCTACGCGCTCGAGCCGCCGCCCGAGCCGTTCGACGTCGCGGTCGTGCGGCTCATGCTCCACCACCTCTACGACGCGGAGGCCGCGGTCGCGCGCATCGCGGCGGCGGCGCGCGCCGTCGTCGTGGCCGAGCCGAACGGCAACAACCCGGTGCTGAAGGCGATCGAGCGTCTGTCGCCGTACCACGTCGCGCACGAGGAGAAGAGCTACGCGCCGCGGCGCATCGACCGCTGGCTCGCGCGCGCCGGGCAGCGCGTGGTGCGCCGCGAGTGG
This genomic interval from Myxococcota bacterium contains the following:
- a CDS encoding NAD-dependent epimerase/dehydratase family protein, yielding MTTGTTRGDPGADANAGVRTAGATAGGAPSSAPDAALERRILGLHGPILVLGASGFVGANLLRMLLAVRRDAYGTALRFPAWRLEGLPDENVVATDLLVPSNLRALLDRVRPLTVFDCVAYGAYSYERDPHLIHRTNAVFTVALAEELAARGIRALVHAGSSSEYGGASAAPPESQAPLPNSHYAASKVAAAATLGFMGRERALPCANLRLYSVYGPYEDASRLVPQLVLRGLAGELPPFVDPAISRDLVYVDDACEAFVDAALRLEPAIYGESFNVGTGTCTRIGEVAEIARAEFGIAAAPVFDMPPRAWDPRTGGEGGPVDWVADPTRAAAALGWRARTPFAEGLRRTRAWVEGLSDLDAYRASSKAFGLETGHSVSAIVACYKDAQAIPILHERLTATFEKLGIDYEIVFVNDGSPDDSEEVIRAISARDRRVTGISHSRNFGSQAAFRSGMEIATKNACVLLDGDLQDPPELIEAFVAKWREGFDVVYGRRVAREAPFAMRVAYKAFYRLFDRFSYLEIPHDAGDFALMDKRVVRAMLQFPERDLFLRGVRAFVGFRQTGVDYVRPERMFGRSTNNLLRNIGWAKKGILSFSRAPLDALSTAGVLGVALFGLLGVAQFTAKLLFPSAAPKGITTVLLVTLFLGSLNLLAISLVGEYIAKIFEEVKRRPHFLRRAIVRDGEVRDAGEVPRGADDGPGGRAP
- a CDS encoding class I SAM-dependent methyltransferase: MSVREKSVEAFEADVRERDGYVYSTSDQLSCRLSCARTSRAVLDFAGARGRRVLDVGCGDGVYTRELLEAGAAEVVAIDAAAAALESAARRCEGFANVRFEQCDVYALEPPPEPFDVAVVRLMLHHLYDAEAAVARIAAAARAVVVAEPNGNNPVLKAIERLSPYHVAHEEKSYAPRRIDRWLARAGQRVVRREWIGLVPMFCPDALARACKAAEPLVERAPGLRAVACGQYVVRSER